In Melanotaenia boesemani isolate fMelBoe1 chromosome 1, fMelBoe1.pri, whole genome shotgun sequence, the genomic window GCATTAATGTACACCCGTACCATCAGTAATGCAGGCTTTTAAAGTGACTTCCAGCAGTGGTTCTCTTCTTTAAATTTGAGGCTGTGGCAAAAATCTGATTCAAATGATAATTCTTGGgatcacagaacagttttccacattGCTTCGCTTAATTGTAAAAGAACTTTGGGCCAGAGAAGATGCTGTCGTgtctggatcatgttcacatgTGGCTTCATTGCATGGCAATGCATGATTTAACCTGGAAACTTTAAACCTTTCTAGAAAAATGCCTGTTTAATGAATTTCTTCCTGAAGGCCAGAAAGCGTCCAATCTTGATTTTTGGCCATGTTCTTTGTGCACACAGATATGTTCAGATTCTAAATCTTTTGATGcttttatatacttttatgtACTGTAGATGATTAAATATTCAGAGTCTTTGCCATTTAAAATCAATGAACATCATTTGCTCCTCAATTTATAGAACCTTTTTTGCAGTCTGCTGAACGTCTGTTGATctttacttctgagagactctgcctctctacaGTGCTCTTTTTATACCCTGTCATGTCCCTGACCTGTTTTCGGTGAACTGTATTAGTTGCAGCATGTTCTGCCTGCTGTTTCTTGCAGTACCATTTACTTTCCCAGCCTTTTGTTTCCCCCTTCACAAATCTTTTGACACGTTTCTGCCATCACGTTAAAAATTAGTTCAAATTTTTcactaaatgttaaaatgtctcacttttgaTATGTTTTCTATGGTctaatgtgaataaaatattagtttatgagatttgcctatcattgttttttttatttttatttaattttacacgAGTCACAACTTTTTTGCAATTTTAGTTGTTTGGATATTTGAGATTTTGAACAGTCACCACTTAAAACGCAAATTCACCAAAGCTGAAAAAATTGATTACTTCTCAACAATCTGATGagaaataaagaacaataaTTTTCTGACGGATGATGTAttaccttatttatttatttgcaggggtgcatgtatgtatgtgtgtgtgtgtgtgtgtgtgtaaataaatgtagatatgtatataaacatgtatatttttgtgtatgggtgtatgtgtatattatggaaagaaacacaataaagaggaggttaaaaataaataaataaacaaacaatacatAGGACACCGGGTATTTAATGCCTCTTTTGGGTCCGTTTGTAATGTTTCAAGGAAATTATCTCATTTTTACCCctctatttttacatttactaaAGAACTGGACTCACTTTACACAGTTGATGTCAGATTCGTGGCTCTCAAAAGACTGGATGTTCTGTCCAGAGCGCATGTCCCACACATTGGCCTTCATATCGCAGCCCTGATAGcacacatgcaagcacacacaggcacatgcacattagaaaaagaaaacactattAATGTCCTTTAAAAATGCAAGTTGTCTAATAtatctgtttcattttaaataaatccaaaggGGAGCTAGGATTGTTAAGTTTCTCCATGACCACATGCACTTCATTTGCAGGCCAGTCTTTCTTACCCCAGAGACAAAAGTGTTTCCGGTCTCAGATGGGGCAAGGTCCAGGGACAAGACATCCGCTGTGTGACCATGGaaactctgcagcagctgcccGCTCTCCACATCCCACAGGGCACATGAACCATCACCACTGGACGTCAAGAGCTGTTAGGCATAGTGCACACACCGTCAAATGTacactcacacatgcatgtaAGAGCAACAGCACACCTCACATGTTCagtgcaaaaatacaaaataaacaggcAAGCAAAAGCTTATTTTATTATGAGTAGTCTGAAGGGAGGGCTTGagttttagcattttaatcatcaaAATGAGCTACATTTTaccaataaacatgttttatatataaataataaagttcAATATTGAGAGATGTATGTATACCAACCCACAGCTTTTAATTATGTGAAGTAGTCATCTAAAAGTCAAGCACAATGTCTGAATTAGAAAATAGGAAGTCTATGAAATCCCCCAGAGATTCGTCGTTAAACGGCTGTTTAATGTCGCTGACTCAAAACAGCATTCTTGggaaacaaatgtgaaaatagCTGACAGTTAAAACTGGTCTAAAATGATATTTAATAGAAAGATTATTTGTTCTGCCTTTCAGAGAGAGGGTGAGGAGCTCAGTTAATCAGGATGGGCTCAAAGTAAAGCTGCTGCTCCTCTCCTCCCCAAGAGAAGCTCACTGATGTGATACAGGCATCTATCACAGGTCCCTTCCTAGCACCACCCAAAAACTTATATATGCACATAAAAGAAGGCCTTTAACTGTCTACTGTAGTTTCCTGAAAGGGCAGAAGAAATTAAGGATTTTTAGCCACAAACACTGCAAAAGGTTCTTTGTTATTTCTGGAGTTATGTGCTCCCTTTTCTTACATATGGCTCTAATCAATGTTTTTTCCCTGCCATTCTCAAATTCACAGCAAAACtccaaaaagagaaatgaaatgTCCAAAAATAAACTAGACATATACCAAGTTTCAAAttagtaaatgtaaataagtaaACCAGCCTTTAGTTTATAATTTCTCAGTGCTTatgttcatctttttctttatcttgcCTTTTCAAGCCGCTTTCAATTGTCCATCGTGtaagaaaggggaattaagaGGTTTTTCCACGTGATGAAGCAGTTTTATGTAATGATTCCTTCAGAATGAAGAATAACCATTCTGAAGATGAGCTAGAATAGGGAAGTGAAACAGTAGACGTACaaatgtgaacacacacacattcaatgCATACATCAGATCAGTGCCTCCTCATCAACACAGAAACAGACTCACTGAGCTTCACTTAACTATAtacaaacaagcacacaaaaTGCTCAAATGTCAGCAAATCCTCAGATGTAAACAGATCATGGGTACTCATAGAGGCATGTCGATATCAGAGATCCCTGGCGGCTGGTTGATTAGAGAGTTCCTGCTGGTTGACCTCAGGAACAAAACACACCATATCCTGCCTGAGCTGAGAGCTAGCTCCACTTTCATGACAGCAATTATGAGTAAACAATtaccgacacacacacacacaaacagtcgGATGTTTCTGCCTGCATGTTACTACATAGAAAATTCCTCCACAAGGTTGATGGGATTTACATGCATAAACTCATAATCACTGAAGCAACAAGTCAGCTAAAATATGTAATTTTTGCTCTTAGATGGACAGATACTAAGTATGCTATTCAAAAATGAAGGAAGTCCAGTCACAGAATGGTGATGTGTATTATTATCTGTGTTCTTTCCTTTGACTAGTGACATAAAGACATGTGTGCATGATGGTTTGGCCATGAATCTTTGTGTGTGACatggaaaaaaaggggggggatatatgagagacagaaaaaaagcagtgtgtatttgtgtgttaaaTGTTCTGCCCCCGAGGTCAGTGTGCTCCACTCTCTTCAGATAAAAGCCACTCAGTGTCTATTAATACTCTCGGGACAGAAGCTCATACTTCTACTTGTCTCTTCTCTATCCTCTCCTCaacccttccatccatcttttctctCATCTTCTCTTCTCCTACCTCCTACTCCTCTCCTATGTCGAGGGCCAGAGGGGAGTAAATTATTATAAGGAAATATCTCAGGCCGTTTCCTCCATGTTTGCCTTTCGTTCTGTCCCATTACCTTTCATTCCAGCTGGGTCGTGTAAGGCGACAGACTCAAGAAAATTACAACCCTGATATACAAAATTTCATGTTAAATCATGTCTTTAGCAGCTGAAGCCCATTATACTGTACTCTGTGTCAGCAGAGCTCTTTATAATGTAAAGAGCTTGACTGAGAAACATGgcaaaaatgtgaatattagATAGACTTAAAATACTTTGCCAGAAACAAACAGTCCATGGAAACGTTTACTTAAGAATGCAAGAATGAAGGTtgtataaaatcaaattttgGAGAATAGTAAATACAACTATTGTGATTTTACTTAGGAGTGTGATGTCTGACTTgagaaaaaacactgaatgtcTCACTAGAGCAACAAACTCAAACTCTGAAATCATAAATTTTAGTACAAGCTGATTTGCAAGGTTGTGACACCATTGCTGTGGCAGATCAATGGTAAACCCTGAGTACTACACTCAGACCAGGTAAGACGAGCAAGCCCAGTTAAATTAACAAAGATGTCGAACTTCAGTGCTGAggtccactgtcctgcaggttttagatgtttcattACATCTGatccaaattaaatggatccaacagcttgttgtcaagtccggcacaatgacccattagtTTGAATttggtgtgttgaagcaggttaacatgtaaaacctgcaagacagtggcactcaaggaccagagtttgacatccCTGCTCTATTGTCCCTGCTATTACAAGGCAGGAGTTACTGCCAATGTCCCTAATACATTATATTACTGAATGGATGCCAtggttgattcagcaaagaaaaggaagaggataTTATTtgaggaagcaaggaaaagaaagagagaatgtggtagagcaagagataagacaagagccaaaattggactgacttttactggctggagagctcagagaaggaCGCAAGTCGGATGTTTAGCTGCCATTAAAGGGCACCATAGTGTACAAATGTTCAGTAGTTGTGCTTTAACTCAGAAAATTgtgtgaaatgttaaaaaacaacaacaaaaaaaatcaagtggAGCAGCTAGAAGTTGCCATACATGGTCAACTGCAGCAACCACAGATACAGAAATATTCATATTATGCTGAGCAGTTTCACTGTGTATGGAGCACATGATTCAGCAAATATAGCAAATCAGAATCTGCAAAGGGAGTTGTAGTGGGGCTTAACTTGTATATAATACATGTGAGCGCTTCTCACAATAAACCATAAAACACATCCAAACATAACCtgattttaacatttacattaacTGGAGAGTCCAAGTCTctcatgtaaacaaaaaaagtaacaCCCACCTGGAGTCAGTAATCTCTGCTCACCTGCATGTCGGAGTTAGTGAAGGTGCATCCTGATACGTAGTTGGTGTGCATGGCAACTAACTTCTTTTTTGCAGACAAATTCTCATTTTTGTCGAGTGACAGCGGGATCACAGAGCACTTGTTATCCAAGCCGCTACAGGAGGAAATTAACATTTTTGAGTCAAATAAGCTCACCTTTACCTCTGGTGCTAGTATTCCTCACTAACTACTGATAATTAAGCTGTAGGTAAATGTTATGTATCTCTCCATGAAGAATCAGACTAATTTTTATCAAAATTCCTGGTAAAAGttgtcaaaacaaaaacataaaaatttgtATCTAATTAAGATACTGATTTCCAACATACTAACATAACTCATCATCTGACATTTAACTTTACACACCACTGAAGACAGCTCCTCCTCTTACTAGCAGCTGGACACATGTCCATGTCGCAACACAGAGCTGCTACTTCTGTCAGCATAAAAACTGACTCAACATTGATTTAGTTGCAGAAAGAGCTCCAGCTACTGCATTTTTTCCAAAAGAAAGAGATTAAAACCTTTAACACAACAGTCTAGAATTAATGATAAGAATATGATGTGGAATCGGCAGGCACAAATCTCGTCCTCTAGACATAAAATGGTCACAGTTTAAAAGGCAAAGAAGACAATGCTGAGTATTTTGTGCACTACTATCACTGTGACCCAAAAGGGGATGAATTTGATTGCTGAGTCCGACACAACTTCTACACAACACACTGGCCACGATGCATAAACAATGCAGAAACAGTTTCACAGAACTGCCATTCACTACATCTATAAATCACATCTAAATGTTTTAAGAAGAAAACTGCTTAAGTGAATCTGACTCATAAATACAGTGTATGCTCCTTTTTGACAGTATAACTAATTCTTGTTTCAGTAATGAGCAGACAGAGAAATACACAGTTATATGTTTGCTTTAAAGGAAGGGATTCAAACGAAAAGATTTGTTTATTCACCTGTGTTTAGATAAAgaagtttaatttaatgattttattgctCATAAATTCTTTTCTATGTGccattttaccttttaaataaaacaaaacttataTAATTTCCAAGAATTGTTTATGACCAGAAAGAATAATTGTGGAGCTGtttattaataacattttataattCTAAATTTCTAATTTTTACCTCTGTAATATCAAAAAGAGTATTTTTCCTAAGCATGTTTCCTAGAAGCATCTCATCTAATGCAGACAGACTAGTCAATTTACAGGTAAGTGAAGCAGTCACCAGTCACATTActctaaatgtgttttattattagaattttttaaatagcttATATAGAAAGAGCCATTAGAGacatttgaataatttattctgAGAAAAAATTTATAGGAAATACTAGAGAAACATCTCTGGTATGATTTCACTTCCATAATGAGTggatgaaatacaaacaaagtaaatatatgtaataaaaataagcaAATCTTTTTACTCACCCACATGCAACAGCACAACCTGAGGGAGCATATGCACACGCCAAAACCCATGTACACGGCAGGGTCATCCCATGCTCCTGTAGGACATAGATATcatatgaataaatatgtaaattactgcccaagaaggaaaaaagtgaTTCTAGCTTAGTAAGAAAACACATTCTGCTTAATAAGATTTCACAGACATATACACAGCAGCTCTAAGCATGGATGTAGCGTGTGTGACTTACTGTATGTGTGCTCCATTAAGAGCATCATGCCTCTTGGTGAGTCATTTACCATTAAACCAGGCCAAACCCTGGCTATCATTAAAACGCACTCAGACAGATGCATActtacaaacacatacatataaaGTCGTTAAAGAGGACAGATGGATAGATAATCTTTAAACCCATATTTCTGTCTCATCGTGCCACTTCCTCTCTTAGAGGAGCAGGGGCCCACCTGCTCAGCTGTAGCTTCAGATGTGGAGACAAATCGAGCATCTGAGCattcaaaggaaagaaaaactttggCCTAAAGTAACAGCACCGACGTGGTTAAGGTTTTCCTTGGGAATTGTGCCTCTGGATACAAGAAAACGGTCTTTCCAAAGACCGCTTTATCTCCACATGGTTGAACATTGAATTCGATCCTATTACTGAAGTTTAAAGCAAAGATACCTGAGAGCAAAGTTGAGCAAATTTGCAGCAATAAACGTTTTGTTGTGCACACTGGAAAACTTGTGGTAAATTTAATTATACAGtacttatttaattaataacaatAGATGGGTTAAATTATGTCAATTAACTGGTTCCCACACAAGTATCAAAACTCACCTTATTAAGAGTGAAAGCATCCCAGACAATAATTTTTCCATCCTAAATTAGAGAAACAAACTGGTATTATTGGGTTAGGAGGGATCAAACAAAGCACACACTCAGCACAAAATTTCttctgatttatttgtttgcacGCATGCACATGCATACCTGTGAGGAGCTGACCATACGACGTTTGTCTTTGCACCAGTCCAGGCAGAGCACCTTGTTCCCATGACCTTTCAGCACACGGCGGGTCTTTATGGAGAGAGCACTCACCACTTCCACCTTCTCAGCCACCTGGTGCACTGAGTTAGCACACACATATCCAGTTTAGTAAGGTTCATGGTATAGAGTATACACATTGtgataaaaatgctaaatgaaCCAGTCTTAAGATATCATTCGATGTTTATTTATGGGCATGTGGGAGTTTGGcatcattatattttaaatgttcataaagtttctatgtaaaatattaatttatataaaataagcTACATTTCTGGTGGCAGTGGAGTAGACAAAAACTACAAACAGGCTGATGAAGGAAATATTAAGTGTAacagatgaataataaaagtaGGTACAGACCTAAAGAGGGACAGTCTGTGTATCTGACATGATTATCATCACTAAAACGGACTAAAAACACCACCTGACACTAGTGAACCAGCTGCCACCTGCTTGTTTAAAGTAAACAACGCTGTGTGCAAGTACAACGACAGAAAGACACGGTGGGTGGGTGTTTCTTAacggttgtttttctttctttctttttgtgtcaCTTACGCTCCACGTCGTTCAGCTTGCCTCgctcctcctccagcttcttcttcagacTTTCGCTTTCCTTCTTCAGAGATGCCAGGCTTTCCCCTTTCTGGAGCCCCTGGCAGGCCATCTTCGAGaggcaaacaacaacaaaacagagtaaaaacagagaggagggaaaTATGCGGGAAACAGGGGAAATTTCTGGGGAAAACCCGAGGCGGCAGGTTGGCAGTTAGAGCTTTGTCAGTGATGCTGCCGCGCGTGCCACAAACTCTGCTCCCGTTCtccgctcctcctcttctcctcttctcctcttctcCCTCTATTCAGACACTGTGGGCTTTTAAACACGCCAGTGGATAGGAACAGTTATTCCTTCAGCCCAGTTATTGTAGAGGATTCCCCTTCTGTCCAtacatgtacttttttttttttaattacaactACCAATCCTTTCCagttttttaattcattaatttcgcactagaaataaataatatgaaaaaaaaaattatattgaatGGGTGGGTGTGAATAAATTATATATGTTGTATATGTTTTTCCATTCTGATGGAGGGAACAGAGTAATTTATGAGGTGAGAGGTCACATATAATgggttgttctttttttgttgtttttttttaactgcaccATTATAAAAATCAcatcattatatttttaaaccaTTGCACAAATTAGTAAAGCATACTATTTTTATACCAGATAAAATGAGTTAATTTTTTAGCTCAGTAATGTAATGTTGTCCTTTCATGATAAGTTTTAAAGTGTAATTAATTATTCTATGTCATTAAAACTAATAACacttaaaaatttattttggtCCCAGGGTTCCTATTAAGTGATACCTAAGCTTTTTGATCTTATTACTTAATAGTACAGAAATGAGACTGTTCTGATAAAGGGATCCCAGCACACACTGATGTCAAGTGAGCTGACAAATCAGGAGGCGGCTCAGTGGTCCTCATCactatctttctctctctgagcaCGTGTTTGATATTTTGGTAGACATGAGTCACAGGGTGCTGCTAAGTGGTGGGTCCTTAATTCAACAGATGGTGTATACAGTGTGTGAAAAGTGTGTGATCTCCATAAATTAAAAGATAAGTCATCAACCTGGGTTGCAATTGGGTTTAAAGGGTCTTCACAAATGCAATAttacattacaaaataaaaggtAATTGATTGTTCTACCAACAGGGTAATGGATAAATGATTAATTATGAACCAATTTCTCATTTGGTTAATCTCAATGGAGATTAAATGAGCAGTTTAATTAATCTTGCAGTATTTGGAGCTGTGCTACTTAAATGAATTTACACAAAAAGCTCCCGGATGCTGCAAACTCTGCCATTCTTTCTGCAGTGGTGAGAACTGAAGAAGAACATTACCATTTCCACGCAGAAGGAGCAGTAGTTGGTGGCCTCGTTCTTAATGTAGATGTTCATCAGAGGACTTGCTTTGCTGCAGCTGTCACATGGGCCGAAAGTGGCCGCCATGAACGTCTGGTCACACATGGCTGCAGAGGATCACCAACACACCTGTAGAAAGCCAAcacataaatataaagaaataattatcATCCAGCCCCTTTAATcaaggctttttatttttgtgatgacagtgtggttgtgtgtatttgtgttgaGGTTAGTGAGGGCTGTACAGGAGATAAGTAGTTGGTAATCTACTCCAGTCTGATCCTTCTCAGAGTGAGGAGAGCGCTATTCTGGGAAACGCACACATTCTGCACACATTCACAGGGACATAGTCTAAACACATTGTAACTTTATTTGAAACTCAAACTTGCTTTCTGATTTTAAACTttcaaaaaataattatattaatacaTTTCTATGGTACATTAagacacaacaaaataaataaaagtcattttattgttaaatgtgaGCTAAATTGCACATATCAATCAGAAATTAAGAAAGTGAGGcccattttcatgttttcttttttccatcctGTATTTGATGGCATGGAAAATTCTCATTATCTggaattattattatgttatctCAAACTACAGTTCACCGAGCTGCTGCTTCATATGCATTCAGAGGATATTTCAATAGTTTTATCttcaattttctttcttttttttggaaagactacatgtattttctctttttgtttaggCAGTTATTgctaaaatgtttagttttgtacAAGGAGCGTTAGCAACAATGAAAAAGATTTAGCACAATAACACACTTTGTCCATTTTGGAGGTTTTAAATAAAGGATAATACTATCACAGCAGgatttatgaaaataaacttaCTGTACAGAACATTAGCTAGCAAATAAGTTTTTCCACAAACAgatgttttattcaaaatattaCAGTAAGAAATCTTACCTCACGAGAAAATGTTTCTCTGCACTGCAGGTAGCTGCTCCTGTAGATGTAAGTGGACTTGTTCCAGCGAGGAGGATTGTCGGCAAAGGGCAGAGAGGGTTCAGTAAGCTTCTTAGCAAAGTTTTTAAGctgtttgcttttaccttaATGCTTCATACCTTCCTGCAGCATTACCTGCAAGACATAGGGTCACTTTTACTGTGTGGCCAAATGgtttaaatatgaatgaaacCGTGTGTATTACTTTCAGCTGcataattatttaacattacATGAGTTTATGTCATAACTGAATCTTGATAATCCCATCCCACAATCCAATAAACGTACCTGTAGTGTAGTTTTAGCTGTTGAGGTGTTGCTTAAAattgaattaataaaaacacctgaaaacACCTACAACCCAAATTCCAATGATTCCAATGATCCAAGAATGTTATGATTTCTAATTATTTGCAGTTCTTAAAAACCAGAActttattaacagaaaatgtattaagt contains:
- the gnb5b gene encoding guanine nucleotide-binding protein subunit beta-5b; amino-acid sequence: MCDQTFMAATFGPCDSCSKASPLMNIYIKNEATNYCSFCVEMMACQGLQKGESLASLKKESESLKKKLEEERGKLNDVELHQVAEKVEVVSALSIKTRRVLKGHGNKVLCLDWCKDKRRMVSSSQDGKIIVWDAFTLNKEHGMTLPCTWVLACAYAPSGCAVACGGLDNKCSVIPLSLDKNENLSAKKKLVAMHTNYVSGCTFTNSDMQLLTSSGDGSCALWDVESGQLLQSFHGHTADVLSLDLAPSETGNTFVSGGCDMKANVWDMRSGQNIQSFESHESDINCVKYYPSGDAFASASDDATCRFYDLRADREVAVYQKDSIIFGASSVDFSLSGRLLFAGYNDYTINVWDVLKGNRVSVLFGHENRVSRVRVSPDGTALCSSSWDNTLRIWA